A stretch of the Amycolatopsis sp. BJA-103 genome encodes the following:
- a CDS encoding quinone oxidoreductase family protein has protein sequence MRAVQVTEFGGPEVLNLVDLPDPVPGPGQLLVDVDRIGVNYADTHQAENSYLAPSKLPLVPGGEVVGRTAEGKRVVALLNGGGGYAERAVADEVTAFGVPDGIDDLTALSFIVQGTTASLLLRKSAHLEPGESVVVHAAAGGVGSIAVQLAKAWGASRVIATASSDEKRGLALELGADVAIDSRAENMTDALREANGGKRVDIVLDMTGGTVTDQSIAALAPFGRLAFYGMASREQPKPIEARNLLGHSTTVSGMWLPHAFKLPGNVFGRTLDELFSLALDGRIRAVAGGEYALSDARAAHEALRSRGTAGKLLLDPAK, from the coding sequence ATGCGCGCAGTACAGGTGACCGAATTCGGCGGACCCGAGGTGCTCAACCTCGTCGACCTGCCCGATCCCGTTCCCGGCCCGGGTCAGCTGCTCGTCGACGTCGATCGCATCGGCGTCAATTACGCCGATACGCATCAAGCCGAGAACTCCTACCTCGCGCCGAGCAAGCTCCCGCTCGTGCCCGGCGGCGAGGTCGTCGGCCGCACCGCGGAGGGCAAGCGTGTCGTCGCGCTGCTCAACGGCGGTGGCGGCTACGCCGAGCGCGCGGTGGCCGACGAGGTCACCGCTTTCGGCGTGCCCGACGGCATCGACGACTTGACCGCGCTCTCCTTCATCGTCCAAGGCACCACCGCCTCGCTCCTGTTGCGCAAGAGTGCCCATCTCGAGCCCGGCGAATCCGTCGTCGTGCACGCGGCGGCGGGCGGGGTCGGCTCCATCGCCGTCCAGCTCGCGAAGGCCTGGGGCGCGAGCCGCGTCATCGCGACCGCCAGCAGTGACGAGAAGCGTGGCCTCGCCCTCGAACTCGGCGCCGACGTCGCCATCGATTCGCGCGCCGAGAACATGACCGACGCGCTCCGCGAGGCGAACGGCGGCAAGCGTGTCGACATCGTTCTCGACATGACCGGCGGCACCGTCACGGACCAGAGCATCGCCGCCCTCGCGCCGTTCGGCCGGCTCGCGTTCTACGGGATGGCCAGCCGCGAGCAGCCGAAGCCGATCGAAGCCCGCAACCTTCTCGGGCACAGCACCACCGTGTCCGGGATGTGGCTGCCGCACGCCTTCAAACTTCCCGGAAACGTCTTCGGCCGCACGCTCGACGAGCTCTTCTCGCTGGCACTGGACGGCCGGATCCGCGCCGTCGCCGGCGGCGAGTACGCGCTTTCCGACGCGCGCGCCGCCCATGAGGCCCTGCGCTCGCGCGGCACCGCGGGCAAGCTCCTCCTGGATCCTGCGAAGTAG
- the rsmI gene encoding 16S rRNA (cytidine(1402)-2'-O)-methyltransferase — MTEGRLVLAATPLGDVRDASPRLSEALATADVIAAEDTRRLRSLTAALDVSPVGRVVSFYEDVETARLPKLLESLQSGETVVLVTDAGMPSVSDPGFRLVAACVEADVPVTCLPGPSAVTTALALSGLPCDRFCFDGFAPRKPGERAKWLGSLKDEPRTVVFFESPHRLASTLADAADVLGPDRRAAVCRELTKTYEEVKRGNLPDLAAWAADGVKGEITVVLAGAPPRSVSVADLVPEVSSRVAAGERLKSAAAEVAEATGVSKKELYDAVLASRK, encoded by the coding sequence ATGACCGAAGGACGCCTCGTGCTGGCAGCCACCCCGCTCGGAGACGTCCGTGACGCTTCGCCGCGCCTGTCCGAAGCCCTCGCGACGGCCGATGTGATCGCCGCCGAAGACACCCGGCGCCTGCGCTCCCTCACCGCCGCCCTCGACGTTTCGCCGGTCGGGCGGGTGGTCAGCTTCTACGAGGACGTCGAGACCGCCCGTCTGCCCAAACTGCTCGAATCGCTCCAGTCGGGCGAGACGGTGGTGCTGGTGACCGACGCCGGGATGCCGAGCGTCTCCGACCCCGGATTCCGCCTGGTGGCGGCCTGCGTCGAGGCGGACGTGCCGGTGACCTGCCTCCCCGGCCCCTCCGCGGTGACCACGGCGCTCGCGTTGTCCGGACTGCCTTGCGACCGTTTCTGTTTCGACGGGTTCGCCCCGCGCAAACCCGGTGAACGCGCGAAATGGCTCGGTTCGCTGAAGGACGAGCCCCGCACGGTCGTGTTCTTCGAGTCTCCGCATCGTCTCGCGAGCACGCTCGCCGACGCCGCCGACGTCCTGGGCCCCGACCGTCGCGCCGCCGTCTGCCGCGAACTGACCAAAACCTATGAAGAGGTCAAACGCGGCAATCTGCCGGACCTGGCCGCCTGGGCGGCCGACGGCGTCAAAGGCGAGATCACCGTCGTTCTGGCGGGTGCGCCTCCGCGTTCGGTGAGCGTCGCGGACCTGGTCCCGGAAGTCTCGTCGCGGGTCGCTGCGGGCGAACGCCTCAAATCCGCAGCCGCCGAAGTCGCCGAGGCCACGGGAGTCTCCAAGAAGGAGCTCTACGACGCCGTCCTCGCGTCCCGTAAATGA
- a CDS encoding QsdR family transcriptional regulator, translating into MGELAGELGISRATLHRWVGGRDQLLGEILWSMTVEVFEARASGKLGRGAEGIAELVGTFVRTVNDSKPFREFLRTEPERALRILTTKASVVQSRAIAKMCEFLGEEVTAGRLSPPLPVEDLAYLLVRIGESFIYTDVITGAEPDAAKAYAAARALLS; encoded by the coding sequence ATGGGCGAGCTCGCGGGTGAACTGGGGATCAGCCGGGCCACGCTGCATCGCTGGGTCGGCGGCCGGGATCAACTGCTCGGCGAAATCCTGTGGTCGATGACCGTGGAGGTTTTCGAAGCGCGGGCTTCCGGCAAGCTCGGACGCGGCGCGGAGGGCATCGCGGAGCTCGTCGGCACCTTCGTCCGGACCGTGAACGACTCGAAACCGTTCAGGGAGTTCTTGCGCACCGAACCGGAACGGGCGCTGCGGATTCTGACGACGAAGGCCAGCGTGGTCCAGAGCCGGGCGATCGCGAAGATGTGCGAGTTCCTGGGCGAGGAGGTCACGGCCGGACGGCTCTCCCCGCCACTGCCGGTCGAGGACCTTGCTTACCTGCTGGTCCGGATCGGCGAATCCTTCATCTACACGGACGTCATCACCGGCGCCGAGCCCGACGCCGCAAAGGCGTACGCGGCCGCGAGGGCCCTACTGTCCTAG
- a CDS encoding glycoside hydrolase family 25 protein produces MIDPEGEHGVTLSHRETVTDWAAVRGADIRFASVTVSENTNWRDVAAERNLAGAQHAGIHTGARHYARPGAVHDQADHFVRTASALGAFAPGSLAPALEVEAPSVDDRFIKAWIKHVRHAARVERVLVYAGLDCWTNRLHPDKWADSEVVLWLVRHNEIPGRPGWFHSRLGLHQHGFGTGLPGVNGPIAQDAVVYPFALSDLLL; encoded by the coding sequence TTGATCGATCCGGAAGGTGAGCACGGAGTCACCCTGTCCCACCGGGAGACGGTGACGGACTGGGCGGCGGTACGTGGTGCCGACATCCGGTTCGCTTCGGTCACCGTCAGCGAGAACACCAACTGGCGGGACGTCGCCGCGGAACGCAATCTGGCGGGCGCGCAGCACGCCGGGATCCACACCGGCGCACGGCATTACGCGCGTCCCGGCGCGGTCCACGACCAGGCCGACCATTTCGTGCGGACGGCGAGTGCGCTCGGCGCCTTCGCGCCCGGTTCGCTCGCGCCGGCGCTCGAAGTGGAGGCGCCCAGTGTCGACGACCGGTTCATCAAGGCGTGGATCAAACACGTCAGGCACGCGGCGCGCGTCGAACGCGTTCTGGTGTACGCGGGGCTCGATTGCTGGACGAACCGCCTGCATCCGGACAAGTGGGCGGACAGCGAAGTGGTGTTGTGGCTGGTCAGGCACAACGAGATCCCGGGAAGGCCGGGCTGGTTCCACTCGCGGCTGGGATTGCACCAGCACGGTTTCGGCACCGGGCTGCCCGGCGTGAACGGGCCGATCGCCCAGGACGCCGTGGTCTATCCCTTCGCGCTCTCGGACCTGCTTTTGTAA
- a CDS encoding ATP-binding cassette domain-containing protein has protein sequence MIKARGLERRFRRKGRNGGEVHAVKGVDLDVSAGELVGFLGPNGAGKTTTLRMLTTLLKPTAGEATVGGCDLLADPLGVRRRIGYVAQGGGTAPTSKVVEEIEFQGRLYRMSKADALARGATLADQLDLAGLDQRQTATLSGGQRRRLDIALGLIHSPGLVFLDEPSTGLDPQSRANLWEHIRRLRDEQGVTVFLTTHYLDEADALSDRLIVIDDGKIVAEGTPDSLKARVSGDSVVIGLAPESAAETAEIAGRLEGAHEMTVTDGTVRFRVPRGDTAMPELLRALDARGIPMMSMQVHRPTLDDVFLTLTGRSLRDAEEGAPVEDAPEKEAKHVA, from the coding sequence ATGATCAAGGCACGCGGCCTTGAGCGGCGTTTCCGCCGCAAGGGCCGCAATGGGGGCGAGGTCCACGCGGTCAAGGGCGTCGATCTCGACGTGTCGGCCGGGGAACTGGTCGGCTTCCTCGGACCGAACGGCGCGGGGAAGACCACCACCCTGCGCATGCTGACGACGCTTCTCAAGCCCACCGCCGGTGAAGCCACGGTCGGCGGCTGTGACCTGCTCGCCGACCCACTGGGGGTGCGCCGGCGAATCGGCTACGTCGCACAGGGCGGCGGCACGGCACCGACGAGCAAGGTCGTCGAGGAGATCGAGTTCCAGGGGCGGCTGTACCGGATGAGCAAGGCGGACGCGCTCGCGCGCGGGGCCACCCTCGCCGACCAGCTGGACCTCGCCGGACTCGACCAGAGGCAGACCGCGACCTTGTCGGGCGGGCAGCGCCGCCGTCTCGACATCGCGCTCGGGCTGATCCACTCGCCCGGTCTCGTCTTCCTCGACGAGCCGTCGACGGGACTCGACCCGCAGAGCCGCGCGAACCTGTGGGAGCACATCCGCAGGCTGCGCGACGAGCAGGGTGTCACGGTCTTCTTGACCACGCACTATCTCGACGAGGCCGACGCGCTCTCCGACCGGCTGATCGTCATCGACGACGGGAAGATCGTCGCCGAGGGCACGCCGGATTCGCTGAAGGCGAGGGTTTCCGGCGACAGTGTCGTCATCGGGCTCGCACCGGAGTCGGCGGCGGAGACGGCGGAGATCGCCGGCCGCCTCGAAGGGGCACACGAAATGACCGTCACCGACGGCACGGTGCGTTTCCGGGTACCGCGCGGGGACACCGCGATGCCCGAACTGCTGCGGGCCTTGGACGCGCGTGGCATCCCGATGATGTCCATGCAGGTGCACCGGCCGACGCTAGACGACGTCTTCCTGACCCTGACGGGCCGAAGCCTGCGCGACGCCGAAGAGGGCGCGCCGGTCGAAGACGCTCCGGAAAAGGAGGCCAAGCATGTTGCATGA
- the metG gene encoding methionine--tRNA ligase → MSTPVLTAVAWPYANGPRHIGHVSGFGVPSDVFSRYQRMAGNRVLMVSGTDEHGTPITVQADNEGLTSQQTADKYTRQIGQDLQGLGLTYDLFTRTTTGNHADVTQQIFLALHRNGYVVPKTTRGAISPSTGRTLPDRYIEGTCPICGYDGARGDQCDNCGNQLDAAELINPKSRINGETPKFVETEHYFLDLSAFVETLGKWLSSKTDWRPNVLNFTKNLIDDMRPRPITRDLDWGVKIPLDGWRDQPMKRFYVWFDAVIGYFSASVEWARRSGNPDAWQEWWSNPDARSYYFMGKDNITFHAQIWPALLFGHNGEGDRGGVPGKYGKLHLPDEIVSSEFLTMSGSKFSTSRGTVIYVHDFLREFGPDALRYFISVAGPETQDTDFTWDEFVRRTNFELANEWGNLVNRSISMAHKNVGAIPRPDAPTAADEELKELSRKAFDTAGAHLQRSRFKAAASEAMRVVTAANRYLSDQEPWKLKDDPARRDSVLHTALQVVSDANTLLTPFLPHSAQKVHEALGGSGVWAAQPELQEVEDLDIPGRINPIITGDYKTEQARWKSVPIEVGKPLEKPTPLFAKLDPELGETGPEWAPISK, encoded by the coding sequence ATGAGCACCCCAGTGTTGACTGCGGTGGCCTGGCCCTACGCCAACGGCCCCCGCCACATCGGCCACGTGTCCGGATTCGGCGTCCCGTCCGACGTCTTCTCCCGCTACCAGCGAATGGCCGGCAACCGGGTGCTCATGGTGTCCGGCACCGACGAACACGGCACCCCGATCACCGTCCAGGCGGACAACGAAGGCCTGACCTCCCAGCAGACGGCGGACAAGTACACCCGTCAGATCGGCCAGGACCTGCAGGGACTCGGTCTCACCTACGACCTGTTCACCCGCACCACCACGGGCAACCATGCCGACGTCACGCAGCAGATCTTCCTCGCGCTGCACCGCAACGGCTACGTCGTTCCCAAGACCACACGGGGCGCGATCAGCCCTTCGACCGGCCGCACCCTGCCCGACCGCTACATCGAGGGCACCTGCCCGATCTGTGGCTACGACGGCGCGCGCGGTGACCAGTGCGACAACTGCGGCAACCAGCTCGACGCCGCGGAGCTGATCAACCCGAAGTCCCGGATCAACGGTGAAACGCCGAAGTTCGTCGAGACCGAGCACTACTTCCTCGACCTGTCCGCGTTCGTCGAGACCTTGGGCAAATGGCTGTCCAGCAAGACCGACTGGCGCCCGAACGTCCTCAACTTCACCAAGAACCTGATCGACGACATGCGCCCGCGGCCGATCACCCGCGATCTCGACTGGGGTGTGAAGATCCCGCTCGACGGCTGGCGTGACCAGCCGATGAAGCGTTTCTACGTCTGGTTCGACGCTGTCATCGGCTACTTCTCCGCGAGCGTCGAATGGGCGCGCCGTTCCGGCAACCCGGACGCCTGGCAGGAGTGGTGGAGCAACCCGGACGCCCGCTCCTATTACTTCATGGGCAAGGACAACATCACCTTCCACGCCCAGATCTGGCCCGCCCTGCTGTTCGGCCACAACGGCGAGGGCGACCGCGGTGGTGTGCCCGGCAAGTACGGCAAGCTGCACCTGCCCGACGAGATCGTCTCCAGCGAGTTCCTCACGATGAGCGGCTCGAAGTTCTCGACCTCGCGCGGCACGGTCATCTACGTCCACGACTTCCTGCGTGAGTTCGGCCCGGACGCCCTTCGGTACTTCATCTCCGTCGCGGGCCCCGAGACCCAGGACACCGACTTCACCTGGGACGAGTTCGTCCGCCGGACCAACTTCGAACTGGCCAACGAGTGGGGCAACCTCGTCAACCGGTCCATTTCCATGGCCCACAAGAACGTCGGCGCCATTCCGCGTCCGGACGCCCCCACGGCCGCCGACGAGGAGCTCAAGGAGCTCTCCCGCAAGGCGTTCGACACCGCGGGCGCCCACCTCCAGCGGTCCCGGTTCAAGGCGGCGGCGAGTGAGGCCATGCGCGTCGTCACCGCCGCGAACCGGTACCTGTCGGACCAGGAGCCGTGGAAGCTCAAGGACGACCCCGCCCGCCGCGACAGCGTCCTGCACACCGCTTTGCAGGTCGTCTCGGACGCCAACACGCTGCTGACCCCCTTCCTGCCGCACTCGGCTCAGAAGGTGCACGAGGCACTCGGCGGCTCCGGTGTCTGGGCGGCGCAGCCGGAACTCCAGGAAGTCGAGGATCTCGACATCCCCGGCCGGATCAACCCCATCATCACCGGGGACTACAAGACCGAACAGGCACGCTGGAAGTCCGTGCCGATCGAGGTCGGCAAGCCGCTGGAGAAGCCGACCCCGTTGTTCGCCAAACTGGACCCGGAACTAGGCGAGACCGGTCCCGAATGGGCACCGATCTCGAAGTGA
- a CDS encoding PadR family transcriptional regulator, whose protein sequence is MSATRLLVLGVVRMHGKAHGYQVRRELLSWAADKWGNVQPGSIYHALKKMTAEGLLEQVDDIEAGSGPDRVAYKLTEDGETEFLVQLGRALSSDDATGYSLSAAVTFMPTLPRTQVLALLKQQLANMEAHAQSTHYAREHAIDLGKPPHVSELYRLWSVHAEANVTWMRDLIGRLEAGEYVMAGEGDEAVFGAPPR, encoded by the coding sequence GTGTCCGCCACGCGTCTGCTGGTGCTGGGTGTCGTGCGCATGCACGGGAAGGCACACGGCTACCAGGTCCGGCGCGAACTTCTCTCGTGGGCGGCCGACAAATGGGGAAATGTCCAGCCGGGGTCGATCTATCACGCGCTGAAGAAGATGACCGCAGAAGGCCTCCTGGAACAGGTCGACGACATCGAAGCGGGCAGCGGGCCCGACCGCGTCGCGTACAAGCTGACCGAAGACGGGGAGACCGAGTTCCTCGTACAGCTCGGCAGGGCGTTGTCGAGCGACGACGCGACCGGGTACTCGTTGTCGGCGGCAGTCACGTTCATGCCGACCCTGCCCCGCACGCAGGTGCTGGCCCTGTTGAAACAGCAGCTGGCGAATATGGAAGCGCACGCTCAGTCGACCCACTACGCCCGTGAGCACGCCATCGACCTGGGGAAGCCGCCGCACGTCAGCGAGCTGTACCGCCTGTGGAGCGTGCACGCGGAAGCGAACGTGACCTGGATGCGGGACCTGATCGGCCGCCTTGAAGCGGGCGAGTACGTGATGGCGGGCGAAGGCGACGAAGCCGTGTTCGGCGCGCCACCCAGGTAA
- a CDS encoding aminodeoxychorismate synthase component I has product MRLMCRRLRTDVAPERALAALGVRAAALGLAPPAALCGDWFSSRAVIALSAPLAPVEDVAEAFAIPTRMPSVRDAVPGAVGGGWFGYLGYDLTDPSGRSGGLPPAVWGWVDRVLRLDADGSWWFEALVPEDAPDPIGEVSAVESLLADLPETTSWSSGPLSRPLPSEHYDAVKACVHAIEAGELFQANICARFSGGFDGDPIALFAEGTRRLGARRAAFLTGEWGSVVSFSPELFLARQGRHVRSTPIKGTMPRRNADDEHLARRLRESTKDVAENVMITDLVRNDLGRVCATGSVRVPELLKVRPAPGVWHLESTVEGLLDDGVDDAALLAATFPPGSVTGAPKIRALDLIAELEPAARGVYTGAVGLASPIAGLELNVAIRTFEIHDGTIELGVGGGITADSDSEAEWQECLHKSAPLERLLG; this is encoded by the coding sequence GTGCGGTTGATGTGCCGGAGGCTGCGGACGGACGTCGCGCCCGAGCGGGCGCTGGCGGCTCTCGGGGTACGCGCCGCGGCCCTCGGTCTCGCGCCCCCGGCCGCGCTTTGCGGAGACTGGTTTTCCTCGCGCGCGGTCATCGCGCTGAGCGCTCCCCTCGCTCCTGTCGAGGACGTGGCCGAGGCGTTCGCGATTCCCACCCGGATGCCTTCCGTCCGTGACGCGGTGCCCGGCGCGGTCGGCGGCGGCTGGTTCGGCTACCTGGGTTACGACCTGACCGACCCCTCCGGCCGTTCCGGCGGCCTGCCCCCGGCCGTCTGGGGCTGGGTCGACCGGGTGCTGCGGCTGGACGCGGACGGTTCGTGGTGGTTCGAAGCGTTGGTTCCCGAGGATGCCCCGGATCCGATCGGTGAGGTTTCCGCGGTGGAGTCCTTGCTCGCCGATCTTCCCGAAACGACGTCTTGGAGTTCCGGCCCGCTGTCTCGGCCGCTTCCGTCGGAGCACTACGACGCGGTGAAGGCCTGCGTGCACGCGATCGAAGCCGGTGAGCTGTTCCAGGCGAACATCTGCGCTCGCTTCAGCGGAGGATTCGACGGGGATCCGATCGCGTTGTTCGCCGAAGGTACGCGCCGCCTGGGGGCCCGCAGGGCGGCGTTCCTCACTGGCGAGTGGGGCTCGGTCGTATCGTTCTCGCCTGAGCTTTTCCTTGCCAGACAAGGGCGACATGTCCGGTCGACGCCGATCAAGGGCACCATGCCGCGGCGGAACGCCGACGACGAGCATCTCGCCCGGCGACTGCGGGAATCCACCAAGGACGTCGCCGAGAACGTGATGATCACCGATCTCGTCCGCAACGACCTCGGCCGGGTGTGCGCCACCGGCAGCGTGCGCGTCCCCGAACTGCTCAAGGTCCGGCCGGCGCCCGGGGTCTGGCATCTTGAGTCCACAGTGGAGGGTTTGCTCGACGACGGGGTCGACGACGCGGCCCTGCTCGCGGCCACCTTCCCGCCGGGTTCGGTGACGGGCGCGCCGAAGATCCGCGCGCTGGACCTGATCGCCGAGCTGGAGCCCGCGGCGCGCGGTGTCTACACGGGCGCTGTCGGCCTCGCTTCGCCGATCGCGGGGCTGGAACTGAACGTCGCGATCAGGACCTTCGAAATCCACGACGGCACGATCGAGCTGGGAGTCGGCGGCGGGATCACCGCCGACTCCGACAGCGAGGCGGAATGGCAGGAATGCCTGCACAAGTCCGCTCCGCTCGAGCGCCTGCTCGGCTGA
- a CDS encoding TatD family hydrolase: protein MGAEKKELPPIPDRLPVSVVDAHTHLDACGAVTAADVTAMVDRAERAGVSRVITVADDLAAARWAAQASTWDSRVWAAVAIHPTRTKEFGEAEKSEVESLAKESRVVAVGETGLDYYWDYSPHDAQQDAFRWHIDLAKRIGKPLMIHDRDAHEDVLRILEEEGAPEQVVFHCFSGDEHIARRCVDAGYVLSFAGTVSFRNARGLHEAARIVPAGQYLVETDAPFLTPHPFRGRPNEPYCAAYTVRHLATFRGEAVHEVAESVRVTAERVFRLPTVTPS from the coding sequence ATGGGTGCGGAGAAGAAGGAACTGCCGCCGATCCCGGACCGGTTGCCGGTTTCGGTGGTGGACGCGCATACCCACCTCGACGCGTGCGGCGCGGTCACCGCGGCTGACGTGACAGCCATGGTCGATCGCGCCGAACGCGCCGGCGTTTCGCGGGTGATCACCGTCGCGGACGATCTCGCAGCCGCCCGATGGGCCGCGCAAGCGTCCACTTGGGACTCCCGGGTCTGGGCAGCCGTCGCGATCCATCCCACGCGTACCAAGGAATTCGGCGAGGCCGAGAAATCCGAAGTGGAGAGTCTCGCGAAGGAGTCCAGAGTGGTCGCGGTCGGCGAGACCGGCCTCGACTACTACTGGGACTACTCGCCTCACGATGCGCAGCAGGACGCCTTCCGGTGGCACATCGATCTCGCCAAGCGGATCGGCAAGCCCTTGATGATCCACGATCGGGACGCGCACGAAGACGTCCTCCGGATCCTCGAGGAAGAGGGAGCACCCGAGCAGGTCGTCTTCCACTGTTTCTCGGGGGACGAGCACATCGCACGCCGGTGCGTCGACGCGGGTTATGTCCTTTCTTTCGCGGGAACGGTCAGTTTCCGCAACGCGCGCGGGTTGCACGAGGCGGCACGCATCGTTCCGGCGGGCCAGTACCTCGTCGAAACGGACGCACCGTTCCTGACCCCTCATCCGTTCCGTGGGCGACCGAACGAGCCCTACTGCGCCGCCTACACCGTTCGCCACCTCGCCACGTTCAGGGGCGAGGCGGTGCACGAGGTGGCCGAATCAGTGCGAGTGACCGCTGAGCGGGTCTTTCGTTTGCCGACAGTCACCCCCAGTTGA
- a CDS encoding ABC transporter permease: MLHDTWLIFRRDMLAALRNPTWLVIGIMQPLLYLFFFGPLLVKALNLQGLSDVDGWMIFTPAIIAQLALFGSSFVGFGLLAEYRSGVVERMRVTPVSRVALLLGKVLANALQTVVQALIIIALAYLVFDLNAPFGGVVLSLVIVFLLSITLASCSYALALTLKSEDSFPALLNAVLMPLLLLSGILFPITAGSAPDWLYTISRFNPFRHVVDVERNSFRGDFSMDALFTGSVVVLVMAVLAIWWGSRTFQRENA, encoded by the coding sequence ATGTTGCATGACACCTGGTTGATCTTCCGCCGGGACATGCTCGCGGCGTTGCGCAACCCGACCTGGCTGGTGATCGGCATCATGCAGCCGCTCCTCTATTTGTTCTTCTTCGGGCCGCTTCTGGTGAAGGCACTCAACTTGCAAGGCCTGTCCGATGTGGACGGCTGGATGATCTTCACCCCGGCGATCATCGCGCAGCTCGCGCTGTTCGGCAGTTCCTTCGTCGGGTTCGGTCTCCTCGCGGAATACCGCTCGGGCGTGGTCGAACGGATGCGGGTCACGCCGGTGAGCCGGGTGGCGTTGTTGCTGGGCAAGGTGCTCGCCAACGCGCTGCAGACGGTCGTCCAGGCGTTGATCATCATCGCGTTGGCGTACCTGGTCTTCGATTTGAACGCACCGTTCGGCGGCGTCGTGCTCAGCCTGGTGATCGTTTTCCTTCTGTCGATCACGTTGGCGTCGTGTTCGTACGCGCTGGCGTTGACCCTCAAGAGCGAAGACTCCTTCCCGGCTTTGCTCAACGCGGTTCTCATGCCGTTGCTGCTGCTGTCCGGAATCCTGTTCCCGATCACCGCGGGCTCGGCGCCGGATTGGCTGTACACGATTTCCCGCTTCAATCCGTTCCGGCACGTGGTGGATGTCGAGCGGAACAGTTTCCGCGGTGACTTCTCGATGGACGCGCTGTTCACCGGGAGCGTGGTGGTGCTGGTCATGGCCGTTCTGGCCATTTGGTGGGGCTCGCGGACGTTCCAACGCGAAAACGCCTGA